In a genomic window of Leptospira hartskeerlii:
- a CDS encoding ammonium transporter, with product MKIAQKLIALLILIAPVLIWGQDATPAPAAPAAPTLDKGDTAWMIVASTFVFFMIPGLALFYGGIVRSKNVLSTMMHSFVAILVLTIQWTVFGYSLAFSGDSPFFGDFQLLLLNGITDETLEGTIPKYIHFLFQGMFALITPALISGAIAERVKLSGYIVFILAWSTLVYDPVAHWVWSANGWLFKKTALDFAGGTVVHLISGIAGLAAAIVLGKRKGEGPALIAPNNLTYTLIGAGFLWFGWFGFNAGSGLATNGQAARAFVVTLVAPATAGAVWLLIEYLHTKKATALGAASGIVAGLVVITPAAGFVDATGALIMGAIVSPICYGAILLKGKLGYDDSLDAFGIHGVGGAIGAILTGVFALANYIPEGVTRGDQIIVQIISVVATGAYSVVVSLILVFIIDKTIGFRISEEKEIAGLDSEIHGEKGYII from the coding sequence ATGAAAATTGCCCAAAAACTTATCGCGCTCTTGATCTTAATCGCTCCAGTACTGATCTGGGGTCAAGACGCCACACCAGCACCAGCCGCACCTGCTGCCCCCACTTTGGATAAAGGGGATACCGCATGGATGATCGTGGCTTCCACTTTCGTGTTCTTCATGATCCCAGGACTCGCGCTGTTCTACGGCGGTATCGTAAGATCTAAGAACGTTCTTTCTACAATGATGCATAGCTTTGTTGCGATACTTGTCTTAACTATTCAATGGACAGTATTCGGTTACAGCTTAGCATTCTCCGGCGATAGCCCATTTTTCGGTGATTTTCAACTTTTACTGTTGAACGGTATTACCGACGAAACATTGGAAGGAACGATCCCGAAATACATTCACTTCCTATTCCAAGGAATGTTTGCGTTAATCACTCCGGCCCTAATTTCCGGTGCGATCGCAGAAAGAGTGAAACTTTCCGGTTATATCGTATTCATTCTAGCATGGTCTACCTTGGTTTACGATCCAGTCGCACACTGGGTATGGTCCGCTAACGGTTGGCTTTTCAAAAAGACCGCTCTTGATTTCGCGGGTGGAACAGTGGTTCACTTGATTTCCGGTATCGCAGGTTTGGCCGCAGCAATCGTACTCGGAAAACGTAAAGGAGAAGGTCCTGCACTTATCGCTCCGAACAATTTGACTTACACCTTGATCGGTGCAGGATTCCTGTGGTTCGGATGGTTTGGATTTAACGCAGGTTCCGGTCTTGCTACAAATGGTCAAGCTGCCAGAGCTTTCGTTGTAACTCTTGTCGCTCCTGCAACAGCAGGTGCCGTTTGGTTATTGATCGAATATCTTCACACTAAAAAAGCTACTGCTCTTGGAGCAGCTTCCGGGATCGTTGCAGGTCTGGTTGTGATCACTCCTGCTGCAGGATTCGTGGACGCTACCGGTGCATTGATTATGGGAGCAATCGTATCTCCTATTTGCTACGGTGCTATCCTTTTGAAAGGTAAACTCGGATATGATGACTCCTTGGACGCTTTCGGAATTCACGGCGTTGGTGGAGCTATCGGTGCGATCCTTACAGGTGTATTTGCACTTGCGAATTATATTCCTGAAGGAGTTACTCGCGGAGACCAAATTATCGTTCAGATCATCAGTGTTGTTGCAACCGGTGCTTACTCTGTCGTAGTATCCTTGATCTTGGTCTTTATCATCGACAAAACAATCGGATTCAGGATTTCAGAAGAGAAAGAGATTGCTGGACTCGATTCCGAGATTCACGGAGAAAAAGGTTATATTATATAA
- a CDS encoding P-II family nitrogen regulator, with protein MKLIVAIIQPHKLEEVKAELTKNEIYRLTVSDVQGYGQQKGKTEVFRGHEYQVNLLRKVRLEIAVNDEFVKPTVDAILKAAKTGDGKIGDGKILILPLEDVIRIRTGERGSSAI; from the coding sequence ATGAAATTAATCGTAGCAATTATCCAGCCCCATAAACTGGAAGAGGTTAAAGCGGAGCTTACTAAGAATGAAATTTATAGACTTACCGTAAGCGACGTGCAAGGCTACGGGCAGCAAAAAGGTAAAACCGAAGTATTTCGTGGACATGAATACCAAGTTAACCTTCTTAGAAAAGTAAGATTGGAGATCGCGGTTAACGACGAGTTCGTAAAACCTACCGTTGATGCGATCTTAAAAGCTGCCAAAACCGGCGATGGAAAGATCGGAGACGGAAAAATTTTGATTCTTCCTCTCGAAGATGTGATCCGCATCCGCACCGGAGAAAGAGGAAGCTCAGCGATTTAA
- the prmC gene encoding peptide chain release factor N(5)-glutamine methyltransferase, with the protein MADSQDNVLNLLKKSEEFLKKKNIPSARLDAEILLADLLKIQRVKLYIDFERPLSLTEKDEYRERIVQRSKFRPTAYIIGKKAFFDSEFHVNESVLIPRPETEELVAWVLEEYPNKENNLEVLDLCSGSGCIGISLAKARKEWNVSFTDASESALEINKKNIQEILNTERSFELYHGDLLSPIPGETKFDLIVSNPPYIPEADKSTIMPDVADYEPHLALFVSDFQGFHTKILTEAKSKLKPEGRLYLETHPRYSTWLKETALSLGYSEADLKKDLSGRDSFVRLKL; encoded by the coding sequence ATGGCAGATTCCCAAGACAACGTTCTGAACCTACTCAAGAAATCGGAAGAATTTCTAAAAAAGAAAAACATACCTTCCGCAAGATTGGACGCGGAGATATTACTCGCAGACCTACTCAAGATCCAAAGAGTCAAACTCTATATAGATTTCGAAAGGCCACTTTCCTTAACTGAAAAAGACGAATATAGAGAAAGGATCGTCCAAAGATCCAAATTCAGACCTACAGCTTATATCATAGGGAAGAAGGCGTTCTTCGATTCGGAATTCCATGTAAACGAGTCAGTCCTGATCCCAAGACCGGAAACGGAAGAACTAGTCGCCTGGGTATTAGAAGAATATCCAAACAAAGAAAACAACTTAGAAGTCCTGGACCTATGCTCAGGAAGCGGTTGTATTGGGATCAGCCTAGCCAAGGCCAGAAAAGAATGGAATGTTTCCTTCACGGACGCTTCCGAATCTGCATTAGAGATCAACAAAAAGAATATTCAAGAAATCTTAAATACGGAACGAAGTTTCGAACTTTATCATGGAGACCTACTCTCCCCCATTCCAGGCGAAACCAAATTCGATCTGATCGTTTCTAATCCGCCTTATATCCCTGAAGCAGATAAATCTACAATCATGCCTGACGTTGCAGATTATGAGCCTCATCTTGCCTTATTTGTATCCGATTTCCAAGGATTCCATACTAAGATCCTAACAGAAGCGAAGTCCAAACTAAAACCAGAAGGCAGATTATATTTAGAAACGCATCCTAGATATTCCACTTGGCTAAAAGAAACTGCACTTTCTCTCGGATACTCCGAAGCGGATCTAAAAAAGGATCTTTCCGGAAGGGATAGTTTTGTAAGATTGAAATTGTAG
- a CDS encoding SH3 domain-containing protein, whose translation MIRSLKYFTVAFYTTFLLGCFSNYQSAYVNNGAGLRIRSAPKLSSEKMGTVPYKGEVKILEKDQRLAHIDGFENYWYKVKSEEGEGWVFGGYLSFKHPDFLPPGSNSYTGLVYHHPIQSIKLIRTHIINEGLYLNIYQADPKHIFAFLERKNQISENITEWRILHAITLDIPQKDEEILNRVTAQCFTPGLDGKEIILAILKIQMRKTGVTIGNHYELALDKLKVRKAWTLSEDELFLQPVLKTKGIECTIFDPGNQLKAISD comes from the coding sequence ATGATTAGATCTCTAAAATACTTCACTGTAGCATTTTACACGACATTCTTATTAGGGTGTTTCTCTAATTATCAATCCGCATATGTAAATAATGGTGCAGGTCTTAGGATACGTTCCGCTCCAAAACTTTCTTCCGAGAAGATGGGAACGGTCCCTTATAAAGGAGAAGTAAAGATCCTCGAGAAGGACCAAAGATTGGCCCATATAGATGGATTCGAAAACTATTGGTATAAGGTTAAAAGTGAAGAAGGAGAAGGATGGGTTTTCGGAGGGTATTTAAGCTTTAAACATCCTGACTTTTTGCCTCCAGGTTCTAATTCATATACTGGATTAGTTTATCATCATCCAATTCAATCTATAAAACTAATTCGTACTCATATCATAAACGAAGGCTTGTACTTAAATATTTACCAAGCGGATCCAAAACATATCTTCGCGTTTTTAGAGAGAAAGAATCAAATCTCCGAAAATATAACCGAATGGAGGATCTTGCATGCGATCACTTTGGACATTCCTCAAAAAGACGAAGAGATATTAAATCGGGTTACTGCCCAATGTTTTACTCCTGGACTGGATGGAAAAGAGATCATACTTGCGATCTTAAAAATACAAATGCGCAAGACAGGTGTAACGATCGGAAATCACTACGAGTTGGCGTTGGATAAACTGAAAGTCCGTAAGGCATGGACTTTGAGTGAAGATGAGCTGTTTCTACAGCCGGTTCTGAAAACGAAAGGAATAGAATGTACTATCTTCGATCCAGGGAACCAGCTGAAGGCGATTTCGGATTAA
- a CDS encoding carboxyl transferase domain-containing protein: MEVLESRISTSSPEYKENFKDLSEKVADLRKLLQKAGQGGGEKSIQKHKGRGKLTARERIQGLIDPNTPFLEFSALAGEKVYADDVPSAGIVTGIGKISGTPCVIVANDATVKGGTYYPLTVKKHIRAQEIALENRLPCVYLVDSGGAFLPMQDDVFPDKWHFGRIFYNQANLSRMGIPQISVVMGSCTAGGAYIPAMSDESVIVKGNGTIFLGGPPLVKAATGEIVTPEELGGADVHCRISGVTDHYAENDPHALEIARHIVSSLGARAKKLEEQIYYEEPLYPSEEIYGIIQKDIRKPYDVREVIARVVDGSRFQEFKKYYGTTIVTGFANIYGKTVGIIANNGVLFSESSLKAAHFIQLCNQREIPLLFLQNITGFMVGKKYENSGIAKDGAKMVNAVSTSVVPKYTVVIGGSYGAGNYGMCGRAFGPRFLWMWPNARISVMGGEQAANVLLTVKQEQLEKEGKSLSAAEQTEFKRPILEDYDNRSSCIYSTARLWDDGVLDPARTREALGLALYSDLSPKGIEPSYAIFRM, translated from the coding sequence ATGGAAGTTTTGGAATCGCGTATTAGTACGTCTTCCCCTGAATATAAAGAGAATTTCAAAGATCTTTCAGAGAAGGTCGCGGATTTACGTAAACTTCTCCAAAAAGCCGGACAAGGCGGAGGAGAAAAATCCATCCAGAAACATAAGGGCCGAGGAAAGCTCACTGCAAGAGAAAGGATACAAGGACTAATAGATCCGAATACTCCTTTCTTGGAATTCTCTGCGTTAGCAGGGGAGAAGGTTTATGCGGATGATGTTCCTTCTGCAGGGATCGTAACTGGGATCGGTAAAATTTCAGGAACTCCTTGTGTAATCGTTGCGAACGATGCCACAGTAAAAGGTGGGACTTATTATCCACTTACTGTCAAAAAACATATCCGCGCACAAGAGATTGCGTTAGAGAATCGTCTTCCTTGCGTGTACCTTGTGGATTCGGGAGGAGCATTTCTTCCGATGCAGGATGATGTATTCCCTGATAAATGGCATTTCGGTAGGATCTTTTATAACCAAGCAAATCTTTCCAGAATGGGGATCCCTCAGATCTCTGTCGTAATGGGAAGTTGTACAGCAGGTGGCGCGTACATTCCTGCAATGTCCGACGAATCAGTGATCGTAAAAGGAAACGGTACTATTTTCTTAGGCGGACCCCCTCTTGTAAAAGCTGCAACTGGAGAGATCGTTACTCCGGAAGAATTGGGTGGCGCCGATGTTCACTGTAGGATTTCAGGTGTGACCGACCATTATGCGGAGAATGATCCGCACGCACTCGAGATCGCTAGACATATCGTTTCCAGTTTGGGAGCGAGGGCAAAGAAATTAGAAGAGCAGATCTATTATGAAGAACCTCTTTATCCGTCCGAAGAAATCTACGGGATTATCCAAAAGGATATTCGCAAACCTTATGATGTGAGAGAAGTGATCGCGAGAGTGGTAGACGGTTCCAGATTCCAAGAATTCAAAAAATATTATGGAACTACGATAGTCACAGGTTTTGCGAATATTTACGGAAAGACTGTGGGTATTATTGCGAACAACGGAGTTCTATTTTCCGAAAGTTCTTTGAAAGCGGCTCATTTCATCCAGCTTTGTAACCAGAGAGAGATCCCTTTACTCTTCCTACAGAACATCACAGGTTTTATGGTAGGGAAGAAATACGAGAACTCAGGGATTGCAAAAGACGGCGCCAAAATGGTAAACGCAGTCTCTACATCTGTAGTTCCTAAATACACTGTTGTGATCGGTGGTTCTTATGGAGCTGGAAATTATGGAATGTGCGGACGCGCATTCGGGCCTAGATTTTTGTGGATGTGGCCAAACGCTCGAATTTCCGTGATGGGAGGAGAACAGGCGGCAAACGTTTTACTCACTGTGAAGCAGGAACAATTGGAGAAGGAAGGGAAATCGCTTTCCGCTGCAGAACAAACAGAATTCAAGAGACCTATATTAGAAGATTATGATAATCGCTCTTCTTGTATTTATTCTACCGCAAGACTTTGGGACGATGGTGTTCTGGATCCTGCTCGTACAAGAGAAGCATTAGGTTTGGCATTGTATTCCGACCTTTCTCCTAAAGGTATAGAACCTTCTTACGCAATCTTCCGGATGTGA